ACGCCAAAAATATGAATCGATGTTGCTTTTCTGTTGAAATTTGTTATCAATTCATTATATATGAAATCATGTCTGAACATGAAAAATTAACTGCTTTAAATAATGTAAATATTAAAAGCATCATacttatttatatgttttcatctGATTTTTAACCAATTATAGTCTAAATAATCTTTTAACACTTTCAATTTTTCACAatgaagataaaataaatttttttgacaacctctgttttttatataaaagatatctTGTTGGAGTTgccttttttaattatttaacttTACATTTTCACCTTAAAATTCAATTTAAGCACAAATGCAGGGGAAAAATACTGCATTAATTAtccttttgaattttaaaattcttgaTCTTTAACCAGAGTAATCCGAAACCAACCATAactgtaacatttatatattttatgatgtgTGACTATCACGTATGAATTTTTGAATACAAATGTAAACAATGAATTACGATGTAAACCACATCTATTATATCAATGAATACATAAACAATTCCACTTCAGTGTTATAATGTATTATCTTGAGTTATCCAAGAACATATGAGGAATTCTTTATCGTTAGTGTCGTCATATTTTTTTGATCAGCcacatatatgtttatataaaaatattaaacttgaCCAGACAAATATGTTATACATTTTTACGTAACATATAGGTCCAATCGTTTTTGTGTATGCAGTTCGTCCAGTTTTTGTTGGTAAGTGTATAAGTATTAATGTTAATATGTTAGTCCATATCTGTGATTGGTATTTTGTGTAATTAATCTAGTTAAAGAAGGATAGTTAATTATTTAGGCTAAGAATGATTGTGGAAGCGCCACATCAGCATGGCATGCTTGTAAATaacatcttattatataaagcttggttcttcaaatttactaattaacacgaTCGCGACACATGGTAATTATaactttaagattgtgacatgtgttaaaatacatataagtaaataaaattaatcttatctttttaaagattaaaccaaaaatatttaaaagactgtttaataatgctaatttttctttattcaaatcctaatttAAAAGGTCATAACCAAGAAAGAAATTGtcatttaaaaatgatttaaaaacaattattattaaaccaaaaatgtaaaaggctgattaatgctaattttcttttattcaaatcttagttaaaaatgtcataaaccaaaaaaattattatataaaaaataaaaatgtacaaGAATTTTTAATGCTAATTTTCATGTATTAAAATCCTAATTAAAAGTTCATAaccccaaaaaaatatttacatataaaaacgattcaaaaagtaaaagtaaataaaaagtaaagataactacgaaagaaataaaaaaaacaactgtaaagaaatattaaatgctaagtttcctttaaaaaaaagtcAAAGACTGTTTAATGTTGATTTTACTTAATTCAAACCCTAATTAAAAAGATCATAACCCAAGAGGAACAATGATTAttcacatctatatatataactaagCTCTCTCATATTTTTTCACACAACCAAATATAAGCGTTGCTTCAAGAAATATAGAAGGTTAGGTTTTATATCCCAAACTTGTCATAtccttttttaatatatttagttgtGAATATGGTTATTGTTGTGTTTGTCCTATTTTTATGACTTTTAGTTGTGATTATGcttatttaatatgtttatttatgtTGTGTTGGGTGACATAACAATCAATGTTATGCTTATTATTTCTGTGTGTTTCAACTATGCTTATTTATTAGGACTATTTACCAGGAATTCTCAAGAAATAATAGCTCCAGCAAGTTAATTAACTCTAAATCAGTGGAATAAAAAATGTCCTTACCGTCGTACCGTAGAACATTTTACTCGAAAGTGGGAGGccagaaatttaaataagaataaTGAACTTATGGGAATGAATTTTCTCATACTCGATGAGAAGgttaatttctttttagttttaaccttatataatttattattaaaaataatttgtttattatatagGAAAATACTATTCAAGGTTATGTGCATCATTCTCTTATTGAAAAGTTTGGACAAGGATTACGTGAAGGAGCCATCATTGAAATCTGCAATTTTAATGTGCAAGATTGCAATAAAAACTACAGAGTTTCAGatcataaatttcaaataagATTGACTGAGAGAAAATCAGTTGCATGTGAGGTTCGACAAATACCTTAGATACCGCCTGAAAATTTTCGATTCCAAAATTATGAAGATTTAGATCACATGAAAGACTCAACACACGATTTATATGGTAAGATTCTTTTGGTCagttatttctttatattatataatttttagtagcatgttcatcatcaaattctctcttaaaatattatatatcttattatataaagcttggttcttcaaatttactaattaacatgatcgcaaCACAtgtcaataaaattaataagattgcgacatgtgttaatctatattataattaaaatatatattaagataataataaaaacaaatttgttaaaaactAATTGTAAGTAtttctaatagtaattttctattttaaaatcctaaacaaaacatagttgcaaatgattatttgatagtaaatttccttttaatatttttaaagaggttaaaatttataatgatataaaatatatatactaagataacaaaaatgaattttgaaataaattaattttgaaattgatttaatagaaaaaggaaattttaaaaatacttaattaaaattacttaataggaaacttggttcttcaaagttgttaATTGACatgatagttatatatttaaaattgtgatatgtgttaaactacttcataatttaaaataaatatataagataataaaaataacttttggtgaaattaattatatagtaaatttccatttttaaaatcttaaacaaaatattatttcaaaatattatttaaaagtaatttcctttttttaataatgtgacatgttttagaatatctcatgattaaaaCACTATATACTAAGACaataaaaaaacgaattttgaaataaattaatttttaaatttatttaatagtaaagaagaaatttcaaaaattacataataatattattctagaaatattatttgacagtaattttccttttaatattttgaagttgtgttagaatatctcatgattaaaaatatatatactaataaaatttaaaaaataattttgaaaaactaatttccgtaaatatttaatagtaaaatttaattttaaaaattattcattagtaatttttagaaaatttcctttttacaaatcctaaagaagagaagtttgtaaaataacttatttaatactaatttgcttttccaaaatccaaaaaagattattgtaaaagattattgtaaaagattatttgatattagttttccttttaaatttttttttttaaaaagtaatttcaGAATTATTTATTGGTATTTTTCTGCACTTTTTtacttacaaaaaaattaaacaaaaaacatttgtcaaataattattaatactattttcgttttctaaatttctaaataaagtATATTGTAAATCAATTTGATAGTAATTGtacttttctaaaattttaaacaagagaatgtttaatagtaatttttttcttcaaatcctaataagaaatatttgtagaataattattttaagtatttattataactaattaattttcctatttaaaaatcataaaccaaaaagaacTATACATATCTATATATGTGGTTCAActctataattttctttttaaaattcataaaccgaaaaaaattataattatacaCATCTATATATGTGATTAAGCTCTCTCATATATTGTCAAGACACACAAGAAAAATATCTGGAGAGTTTTCCTACATGATCTTTCACATATTcgcgtgttttttttttgtgtcacaTGTTGAGGAAATAACTAGATATCATGATCTTCACATTAACctaatgttgatttttttaaaaagaatatgatTGTCATGCTGTTATACATTAGTTATTGTTACAATTATACTTAGGCGTTTGTACATATAGATGTAAGAATGGACATGAATCGGGTATCCGGGTTTTTGGAGATATTTTGATCTGATCCCTTTTATTATAGTTGCTTTAATTTAATGATTAGTAGATTATCTTGGAAGGCCTGAGTCATCATCCAAACGATAAGCGGAAGCTTGTCTTGTCTTGGCCATGATATTTAGGTCTCCCCCTCAGCATCAGCAAAAGACAAGTCAAAGAATCAGGTGTCGCACGCAACACCATGGCTAATTCAACCAACGTCGCCACCTACATGTTACCACAATGACTAAGTAGAAGAAGGTATATAAGTGACAAAACAAAGGGGGAAATTTACTTTACCTGAGATTTGGTAAAAGTTTGTTCTTGGCCTGTGGCATGTGCTGCCCAATCAATGAGA
The sequence above is drawn from the Raphanus sativus cultivar WK10039 chromosome 7, ASM80110v3, whole genome shotgun sequence genome and encodes:
- the LOC130497470 gene encoding uncharacterized protein LOC130497470 is translated as MVKKSPLSDVPLSHIPKSVYETAAVWINQLSFETQWKFVSWALNRLLIDWAAHATGQEQTFTKSQVATLVELAMVLRATPDSLTCLLLMLRGRPKYHGQDKTSFRLSFG